The following proteins are co-located in the Triticum aestivum cultivar Chinese Spring chromosome 1A, IWGSC CS RefSeq v2.1, whole genome shotgun sequence genome:
- the LOC123041263 gene encoding uncharacterized protein, with amino-acid sequence MTDALSRAHMREEKEAGDAEKEALSSTKASVAQEHSETSILPDFWFDKDENVGIRVVAVAGKANPAQLCQWLKRKISKDVKIFRRCPHGLRIVISRASRVGLRCLPAATCVALGLHPR; translated from the exons ATGACCGATGCTTTGTCAAGGGCTCATATGAGAGAAGAAAAGGAGGCTGGAGATGCAGAGAAAGAAGCTCTAAGCTCAACAAAGGCATCAG TTGCACAAGAGCATTCAGAAACATCCATTTTGCCTGATTTTTGGTTTGACAAGGATGAAAACGTCGGCATTAGAGTCGTGGCCGTGGCAGGGAAGGCGAACCCAGCGCAGCTCTGCCAGTGGCTCAAGAGGAAGATAAGCAAGGATGTCAAAATTTTCCGCCGTTGTCCACACGGGCTGAGAATTGTAATAAGCAG GGCTAGCCGTGTGGGGTTAAGGTGCTTGCCGGCGGCCACCTGCGTGGCTCTCGGCCTGCATCCTCGCTGA